Proteins from a single region of Synchiropus splendidus isolate RoL2022-P1 chromosome 3, RoL_Sspl_1.0, whole genome shotgun sequence:
- the cd226 gene encoding CD226 antigen isoform X1: MEVVQKDPWYFMVLIVLSVLKGSSSSSLVKENTVVRLEEGMVLDCTCPWKGNLTMVIWNKEPKEAIAVYHPEFGASLKGHYKDRVTFLRTTLMDGSISLTNVTHRDIGSYMCSIQTFPNGPWRKTIEVEDLDEPPEVDNEDGDNDVEEVREEKQEQATEWPGAEEAQEDVEMEAELGGNLTLQCDQQHNHSISQVVLERKLSGQWKIIGVCKSVDDRMVTEDYSERGQVVCTQHLDVRLHLTGVASEDGGFYRCISSTAAGLKSTTLHVTVATTGGFSLKLYLMYVYIGVGVAALVLLNVIIILTIRHKKKNRREEYRVKEHPFQKQPNLYENFMIVPPAPRTSKHSKKSPIYANIKTVRASK, from the exons ATGGAAGTTGTACAAAAGGATCCCTGGTACTTCATGGTTCTCATCGTCCTCTCAGTGCTGAAAG gttcttcttcttcttctttggtgaaagaaaacacagtcgTCCGTCTGGAGGAAGGGATGGTTCTGGACTGTACATGCCCTTGGAAGGGAAACCTCACCATGGTGATCTGGAACAAAGAGCCGAAGGAGGCAATCGCTGTTTACCACCCGGAATTTGGGGCTTCGCTGAAGGGTCATTACAAAGATCGGGTGACCTTTCTTAGGACCACGCTCATGGATGGAAGCATTTCCTTGACAAACGTGACGCACCGGGACATTGGCTCCTACATGTGCTCTATTCAGACCTTCCCGAATGGGCCTTGGAGGAAGACCATTGAGGTGGAGGatttag atgagCCTCCCGAAGTAGATAATGAAGATGGCGACAATGATGTTGAGGAGGTCCGTGAGGAGAAACAAGAGCAGGCTACAGAGTGGCCCGGAGCCGAAGAGGCTCAAGAAGACGTTGAGATGGAAGCAGAGTTGGGCGGCAACCTGACCCTCCAGTGCGACCAGCAGCACAACCACAGCATCAGCCAGGTCGTCTTGGAGAGGAAGCTGAGCGGCCAGTGGAAGATCATCGGCGTTTGCAAGAGCGTGGACGATCGCATGGTGACGGAAGACTACAGCGAGCGCGGTCAGGTGGTCTGCACTCAGCACCTGGACGTCCGTCTCCACCTGACAGGTGTCGCCTCGGAAGATGGCGGCTTTTACCGCTGCATCTCCAGCACAGCGGCGGGCCTGAAATCCACCACTCTCCACGTGACTGTGGCCACCACag gTGGGTTCAGCTTGAAGCTCTACCTGATGTATGTCTATATTGGAGTCGGCGTCGCCGCACTGGTGTTGCTCAACGTCATCATCATACTGACAATCAGGCACAA GAAGAAGAATCGGAGAGAAGAGTACCGAGTCAAAGAGCACCCATTTCAGAAACAG CCAAACTTGTATGAGAATTTTATGATCGTGCCACCTGCGCCGCGGACGTCCAAGCACAGCAAAAAGTCTCCCATATatgcaaacataaaaacagTTCGAGCCTCAAAATAA
- the cd226 gene encoding CD226 antigen isoform X2, with the protein MEVVQKDPWYFMVLIVLSVLKGSSSSSLVKENTVVRLEEGMVLDCTCPWKGNLTMVIWNKEPKEAIAVYHPEFGASLKGHYKDRVTFLRTTLMDGSISLTNVTHRDIGSYMCSIQTFPNGPWRKTIEVEDLDEPPEVDNEDGDNDVEEVREEKQEQATEWPGAEEAQEDVEMEAELGGNLTLQCDQQHNHSISQVVLERKLSGQWKIIGVCKSVDDRMVTEDYSERGQVVCTQHLDVRLHLTGVASEDGGFYRCISSTAAGLKSTTLHVTVATTGGFSLKLYLMYVYIGVGVAALVLLNVIIILTIRHKKKNRREEYRVKEHPFQKQNWREWQRVMDSR; encoded by the exons ATGGAAGTTGTACAAAAGGATCCCTGGTACTTCATGGTTCTCATCGTCCTCTCAGTGCTGAAAG gttcttcttcttcttctttggtgaaagaaaacacagtcgTCCGTCTGGAGGAAGGGATGGTTCTGGACTGTACATGCCCTTGGAAGGGAAACCTCACCATGGTGATCTGGAACAAAGAGCCGAAGGAGGCAATCGCTGTTTACCACCCGGAATTTGGGGCTTCGCTGAAGGGTCATTACAAAGATCGGGTGACCTTTCTTAGGACCACGCTCATGGATGGAAGCATTTCCTTGACAAACGTGACGCACCGGGACATTGGCTCCTACATGTGCTCTATTCAGACCTTCCCGAATGGGCCTTGGAGGAAGACCATTGAGGTGGAGGatttag atgagCCTCCCGAAGTAGATAATGAAGATGGCGACAATGATGTTGAGGAGGTCCGTGAGGAGAAACAAGAGCAGGCTACAGAGTGGCCCGGAGCCGAAGAGGCTCAAGAAGACGTTGAGATGGAAGCAGAGTTGGGCGGCAACCTGACCCTCCAGTGCGACCAGCAGCACAACCACAGCATCAGCCAGGTCGTCTTGGAGAGGAAGCTGAGCGGCCAGTGGAAGATCATCGGCGTTTGCAAGAGCGTGGACGATCGCATGGTGACGGAAGACTACAGCGAGCGCGGTCAGGTGGTCTGCACTCAGCACCTGGACGTCCGTCTCCACCTGACAGGTGTCGCCTCGGAAGATGGCGGCTTTTACCGCTGCATCTCCAGCACAGCGGCGGGCCTGAAATCCACCACTCTCCACGTGACTGTGGCCACCACag gTGGGTTCAGCTTGAAGCTCTACCTGATGTATGTCTATATTGGAGTCGGCGTCGCCGCACTGGTGTTGCTCAACGTCATCATCATACTGACAATCAGGCACAA GAAGAAGAATCGGAGAGAAGAGTACCGAGTCAAAGAGCACCCATTTCAGAAACAG AACTGGCGCGAGTGGCAAAGAGTGATGGATTCTCGCTGA